The DNA window CGCTGTGAACAATGTGTTGCCGGATCGACGGCTTTGGTGAACAGTCGGCTTGGTCTATCTGAGTGGTCATTCAACCCATTCGGAGAGCCACCATGTCCATCAATACTTCAGTCGCCGGTTCCGGCGCTTCCAATGCTTCGACCACCATCCTCCTCGGCCGCGTCCTGCTTGCCGTCATCTTCCTGCTTTCAGGTTTCGGCAAGCTCACCGCCATCGCCGGCACGGCCGGCTATTTCGGCAGCCTCGGCCTGCCCTTGCCGACCGTAACGGCCATTGTCGTCGGCTTGATCGAGCTTCTCGGCGGCCTCGCCATCCTCGTCGGCTTCCAGACCCGGCTTGTCGCCTGGGTGCTCGCGATCTTCACTGTCGCCACCGGCTTGGTCGCCCACACCGGTTGGGCCGACCAGATGCAGATGATCCAGTTTCTGAAGAACCTCGCCATCGCGGGCGGTTTCCTGCTGCTGGCTTCCTCGGGCGCCGGCGCCTATTCGCTCGACGCCAAGCGCGGCTGAGTTTCCCTTCCCAAGCCTCGGCAGAAGCGGCGCGGAATTTTCCGCGCCGCTTTTTCGTTGTCTGAAATAGCTGGCTCGCCGGTTTCGGCCGCGGCTGCGCAGGCGTAAACTGCGCGGCAGTC is part of the Mesorhizobium loti genome and encodes:
- a CDS encoding DoxX family protein, translating into MSINTSVAGSGASNASTTILLGRVLLAVIFLLSGFGKLTAIAGTAGYFGSLGLPLPTVTAIVVGLIELLGGLAILVGFQTRLVAWVLAIFTVATGLVAHTGWADQMQMIQFLKNLAIAGGFLLLASSGAGAYSLDAKRG